From a single Raphanus sativus cultivar WK10039 chromosome 3, ASM80110v3, whole genome shotgun sequence genomic region:
- the LOC108847960 gene encoding BTB/POZ domain-containing protein At4g08455: MRRAHRCVIQSESSESGSESDSDTAMRCISCREEYHSRDAGTCKECYVEAGETEEELKREIEDLKAKVTFLRLSSSLDHGNSSSRSFTDLVLIASDDSAVSPPVPAHKAVLVSRSPVFKAMLENEMEESRSGTIKISDISYDTLRTFVYYLYTAEACLDEQMACDLLVMSEKYQVKHLKSYCEKFLVTKLNPDNSLMTYAFAHQHNAKHVRDAALLQIIENMENVTKREEYMELVEKEPRLVVEIYEAYLSKQVNTAAGGTSTSKTC, translated from the exons ATGAGGAGAGCCCACCGATGCGTCATCCAATCCGAGAGCAGCGAGAGCGGATCCGAATCCGATTCCGACACTGCGATGCGCTGCATCTCGTGTCGGGAAGAGTACCACTCTCGCGACGCAGGCACCTGCAAGGAATGCTACGTAGAGGCGGGCGAGACAGAGGAGGAGCTGAAACGCGAGATCGAAGACCTTAAAGCCAAAGTCACTTTCCTTCGCTTGTCATCTTCTCTCGACCACGGTAACAGCTCCTCCAGGTCCTTcactgatcttgttctcatcgCCTCCGATGACTCCGCCGTTTCACCTCCTGTTCCCGCTCATAAAGCCGTTCTG GTGAGTCGTTCCCCAGTCTTCAAAGCAATGCTAGAGAACGAGATGGAAGAGAGCCGTAGCGGAACAATCAAGATAAGCGACATATCTTACGACACGCTTCGAACATTCGTCTATTATCTCTACACGGCTGAAGCATGCCTCGATGAGCAAATGGCGTGTGATCTTTTGGTCATGTCAGAGAAATACCAAGTGAAACATCTCAAGAGTTACTGCGAGAAGTTTTTGGTAACCAAGCTCAATCCGGACAACTCTCTCATGACCTATGCCTTCGCCCACCAGCACAACGCGAAACACGTGCGTGACGCTGCGTTGTTACAGATCATAGAAAACATGGAGAATGTTACCAAAAGAGAGGAATACATGGAGCTTGTGGAAAAGGAGCCTCGTCTTGTCGTTGAAATCTATGAAGCTTATCTCTCCAAACAGGTTAACACAGCTGCCGGAGGAACTAGCACAAGCAAAACATGTTAA
- the LOC130509868 gene encoding uncharacterized protein LOC130509868 — translation MGRVNVDGLRYRSGERPNALKNIKKTISKEKPHKKKKKSLKGKAWKGVTCPVCLEFPHHSVLLLCSSYYKGCRPYMCATGNRFSNCLEQYKKAYAKEEKSGKPAELLCPLCRGQVKGWTVVKDARKYLNSRKRGCMNDSCLFSGSYRQLKKHVKEVHPRAKPRAIDPVMEEKWKKLEVERERSDVISTLMSSTPGAMVFGDYVIEPYNGESDSYDDDLESDDSMDDDGYLDLGSLGAFGISSRLQPLSATANRTSGFRNYRMINHRYQRRGGRGRR, via the coding sequence ATGGGGAGAGTTAATGTGGATGGTCTCCGCTATCGATCTGGGGAAAGACCAAACGCTCTTAAGAATATTAAAAAGACTATTAGCAAAGAAAAGCcacataagaagaagaagaagtcactGAAAGGAAAAGCTTGGAAGGGTGTAACATGCCCTGTCTGTCTTGAGTTCCCTCATCACTCGGTTCTCCTCCTTTGCTCTTCTTACTACAAAGGTTGCCGTCCTTACATGTGCGCCACTGGAAACCGGTTCTCAAACTGTCTAGAGCAGTACAAAAAAGCCTATGCCAAGGAGGAGAAGAGCGGTAAACCTGCGGAGCTCTTGTGCCCGCTCTGTCGGGGTCAGGTGAAAGGTTGGACTGTGGTGAAAGATGCTCGAAAGTATCTGAACTCGAGGAAAAGGGGTTGCATGAACGACAGCTGTTTGTTTTCCGGAAGCTATAGGCAGCTCAAGAAACATGTTAAGGAGGTTCACCCGAGAGCTAAACCGAGAGCGATTGATCCTGTGATGGAGGAGAAGTGGAAGAAGCTTGAAGTTGAGAGGGAGAGGAGTGATGTAATCAGCACGCTCATGTCGTCAACACCCGGTGCTATGGTTTTTGGAGACTATGTTATTGAGCCTTACAACGGTGAATCTGATTCTTATGATGATGACCTTGAGTCGGATGATTCTATGGATGATGATGGGTACTTGGATCTGGGATCGCTAGGAGCATTTGGCATAAGCAGCCGTCTGCAACCGCTTTCTGCTACAGCCAACAGGACAAGCGGATTTCGCAATTACAGGATGATCAACCACCGATACCAAAGAAGAGGTGGGAGAGGAAGGCGGTAA